The Chryseobacterium sp. 52 genome includes a region encoding these proteins:
- a CDS encoding GNAT family N-acetyltransferase, producing MIQLKTYNRKQLQEFISSGDFRKYDFLPITKQRAESHCKNPNASHEQILLILAFYEEKLAGYVGCFPDHFIIDGKEFTYAWLSTLYVSNEFRGKRIPKTLLKKVFEEYKGRIAITEFTREAEALYTIMGVFEDVFPKDGKRYYFRTDAAKMIPEKKPGTKIMSPLFQMADAAANSLISLKNSTIKKPGFRFEILGEIDTESSDFISKFQSRRKADEINLFIKNPWVLESEKKEDQYLFSGFARVFKYFWVKVYDDNNTLTACSLLLLRDGYLKIPYLFSKSGTDRFIDFLSYFIVKNKVKALTSYQQELNEKIAGSTVFPAIYERDFKREYLFHKQLLSDLPDNFDPEYQDGDGDCMMT from the coding sequence ATGATACAGCTGAAAACATATAACAGAAAACAATTGCAGGAGTTTATTTCATCCGGCGATTTCCGGAAATATGATTTTCTTCCTATTACAAAGCAACGTGCAGAATCTCATTGTAAAAATCCAAATGCCTCACATGAACAGATCCTTCTTATTCTGGCTTTTTATGAAGAAAAACTGGCGGGTTATGTAGGATGTTTTCCGGATCATTTTATCATTGATGGGAAAGAGTTCACCTATGCCTGGCTGAGTACTCTGTATGTAAGCAACGAATTTCGGGGTAAAAGAATACCGAAAACATTGCTGAAAAAAGTTTTTGAAGAATATAAAGGACGTATTGCCATCACAGAATTTACAAGAGAAGCAGAAGCTCTTTACACCATTATGGGTGTTTTTGAAGATGTTTTTCCGAAAGATGGAAAGCGTTATTATTTCCGGACGGATGCAGCCAAAATGATTCCCGAAAAGAAACCCGGGACCAAAATAATGAGCCCCCTTTTTCAAATGGCAGATGCTGCTGCCAATTCTTTAATCAGTCTAAAAAACAGCACTATAAAAAAGCCCGGATTCAGATTTGAAATCCTTGGTGAGATTGATACTGAAAGTTCTGATTTTATTTCAAAATTTCAAAGCAGACGCAAAGCAGATGAAATTAATCTATTCATAAAAAATCCGTGGGTATTGGAGAGTGAAAAGAAAGAAGATCAATATCTTTTTTCAGGCTTTGCCCGTGTTTTTAAATATTTCTGGGTAAAAGTATATGATGATAACAATACTTTAACAGCTTGCTCACTGCTGCTTTTGAGAGACGGATATCTTAAAATTCCTTATCTCTTTTCAAAATCCGGCACAGACCGTTTTATTGATTTTTTAAGCTATTTTATTGTCAAAAATAAAGTTAAGGCACTCACCAGTTATCAGCAGGAGCTTAATGAAAAAATAGCAGGCTCTACAGTATTTCCTGCAATCTATGAACGTGATTTTAAACGGGAATATCTCTTTCATAAACAATTGCTAAGCGACCTTCCTGACAATTTTGATCCGGAATATCAGGATGGGGACGGGGATTGTATGATGACATAA
- a CDS encoding polysaccharide deacetylase family protein: MKDKIINILAAFEKEHIGKSFPLDYCLPLYHTVSDDDLPHIKHVINYKNTRQFEEDLDCFSQHFQFVSWSEFKDFVKGNFKPKKKIALLTFDDGFREFYDVVLPVLERKGIYACNFINPAFVDNNDLMFRCKASLLIDEVKKKETVNPEVYGLLSLGNIKEKETLIHQILKISYQEKDILDTLAEKLEIDYRTFSKEQKPYLGTGELKILTEKGYGISSHSWDHPQYGDLSLEQQMETTNRTFSYLKEQGFLYETFAFPFTDFGVKKEFFDELFTNEEISFTFGCAGIKLDSVERNFQRIPMEMGESGEQILKKETAYFRLKKLIGKNTIVRK; encoded by the coding sequence ATGAAAGATAAGATCATCAATATACTCGCTGCTTTCGAAAAGGAACACATCGGGAAGTCTTTTCCGCTGGACTACTGTCTGCCCCTTTATCATACTGTTTCTGATGATGATTTACCCCATATTAAGCATGTCATCAATTATAAAAACACCAGACAGTTTGAAGAAGATCTGGACTGTTTTTCCCAACATTTCCAGTTTGTCAGCTGGTCAGAATTCAAAGACTTTGTGAAGGGTAATTTTAAACCTAAAAAAAAGATAGCTCTGCTCACTTTTGATGACGGTTTCAGAGAGTTTTATGATGTTGTACTTCCTGTGCTGGAGCGAAAAGGAATTTATGCCTGTAATTTTATCAATCCGGCTTTTGTCGATAATAATGATCTGATGTTCAGATGTAAAGCCAGCCTGTTGATTGATGAGGTTAAAAAGAAAGAAACCGTCAATCCTGAAGTGTATGGATTGCTGTCTCTGGGAAATATAAAGGAAAAAGAAACCTTAATCCATCAGATTTTAAAGATCAGTTATCAGGAAAAAGATATTCTGGATACCCTGGCAGAAAAGCTTGAAATTGATTACAGAACATTTTCAAAAGAGCAGAAACCTTATCTCGGTACCGGAGAATTAAAAATACTGACTGAAAAAGGTTATGGAATCTCTTCCCACAGCTGGGATCATCCCCAATATGGAGATCTTTCTCTGGAACAGCAGATGGAAACAACGAATCGTACTTTCAGCTATCTGAAAGAACAGGGCTTTTTATATGAAACTTTTGCATTTCCATTCACTGATTTTGGAGTGAAAAAAGAGTTTTTTGATGAACTCTTTACCAATGAAGAAATCAGCTTCACCTTTGGATGTGCCGGAATAAAACTGGATAGCGTGGAAAGAAATTTTCAAAGGATTCCAATGGAAATGGGAGAGAGCGGAGAACAGATCCTTAAAAAAGAAACGGCTTATTTCAGACTGAAAAAGCTTATCGGTAAAAATACAATTGTACGGAAATGA
- a CDS encoding MgtC/SapB family protein: MEFLQDHYAVQNELLLILISVLLGLLIGAEREYRNKSAGLRTFILVCFGSCLFTILSIKIGVQNPDRLAANIITGIGFLGAGVIFKGDNKIEGITTATTIWATASIGMAVGSGYVYLSLLGTTLVLLILSALIYLQNFIDSSHKIREYRITMVGPEDIKHCEKVFEEHHLKHFMLKLQYTQGNLSITWRLTGKHTRHDEVVRSLINDPKITAYQF; this comes from the coding sequence ATGGAATTTCTTCAGGATCATTATGCGGTCCAAAACGAGCTCTTGCTGATACTGATCTCTGTCCTTCTGGGATTGCTGATAGGGGCAGAACGTGAATACCGGAATAAGTCGGCAGGTCTCCGGACGTTCATTCTGGTATGTTTCGGATCCTGTCTGTTCACTATTCTTTCCATTAAAATAGGAGTACAGAATCCCGACCGTCTTGCAGCGAACATTATTACCGGAATCGGTTTCCTGGGAGCAGGCGTTATTTTTAAAGGCGATAATAAAATAGAAGGAATCACAACCGCTACAACAATCTGGGCCACAGCTTCCATAGGAATGGCAGTCGGTTCAGGATATGTTTATCTCTCTCTTCTTGGGACCACTCTCGTACTTTTAATCCTGAGTGCGCTGATTTATCTTCAGAATTTTATAGACAGCAGCCATAAGATCAGGGAATATAGAATAACAATGGTAGGTCCGGAAGATATTAAACATTGTGAAAAAGTCTTTGAAGAGCACCACCTGAAGCACTTTATGCTTAAACTTCAGTACACACAGGGAAACCTCTCTATAACGTGGAGACTGACAGGAAAGCATACAAGACATGATGAGGTCGTAAGAAGTCTCATCAATGATCCTAAAATTACAGCGTATCAATTTTAA
- a CDS encoding copper resistance protein NlpE has translation MMNSKMFILGIASAAFLVSCNPKEKTTETTDAATDSATVQAQPSDSITKATPTAAGDTSENALDWPGTYEAVVPCADCPGIKTSLTLNNDKTFSISEEYLERNSKNQDKGTFAWDAAGSVITLKGKSASYTYKVGENILIQLDMEGKEITGPNKDLYVFKKK, from the coding sequence ATGATGAATAGCAAAATGTTCATTCTGGGAATTGCATCGGCTGCTTTTTTAGTATCGTGTAATCCGAAAGAAAAAACGACTGAAACCACTGACGCTGCCACGGATTCTGCAACCGTTCAGGCACAGCCTTCAGACAGCATTACAAAAGCAACTCCTACTGCGGCAGGTGATACTTCAGAGAATGCACTGGACTGGCCGGGTACGTATGAGGCTGTAGTTCCTTGTGCAGACTGCCCGGGAATCAAGACTTCTCTTACCTTAAACAATGATAAAACCTTCAGTATAAGTGAAGAATACCTTGAAAGGAATTCAAAAAACCAGGATAAGGGAACTTTTGCGTGGGATGCTGCAGGAAGCGTTATTACATTAAAAGGAAAAAGTGCCAGTTATACCTATAAAGTGGGCGAAAATATTCTGATACAGCTGGATATGGAGGGAAAGGAAATTACCGGACCTAACAAAGATCTGTATGTTTTCAAGAAAAAATAA
- the polA gene encoding DNA polymerase I, whose translation MDATQDKRLFLIDAYAMIFRGYYALIRNPRLTSTGLDTSAIFGFTNSLIELIRREKPSHLAVVFDVGRASVRTDDYADYKANRSETPEAIKIAVPYIHRILEAMHIPNLGVEGYEADDVIGTIACKAEKEGYTTFMVTPDKDFAQLVTDKIKIYKPSLKGSDIEILGVEEIKAKYEIEDPKQVIDFLAMMGDAVDNIPGLDGVGEKTAMKYLKEFGNIETLLANTDKLKGKLKEKVEASAERGILSKKLATIICDVPIEFHQEQYDLDIPDFEKVKEVFEEIEFRRLYENLYRAFASSAPAETGVVKDVEAKQASVASEVKGQVMQLDLFANFEELDQATSTKSSIEQNDHLYQFVDNPKAQKVLVNNLLKQKTVCFDTETTSLNELEAELVGMSFSYKKGLAYYIPLSENRDEVLQTLEIFRPFFEKEDLLKIAHNLKFDYKILQQYDITVKGAMFDTMIAHYLLNPDGRHGMDYLSEVYLNYKPVSIETIIGKKGKNQGTFRDADLRTQTDYAAEDADVTFQLYELFAPQLKKENLEDLFFNIEMPLMEVLAKMELSGISLDEKWLAQESIDLENDLRQLETTIFELSGEEFNMNSPKQLGEILFEKMQLDPKAKKTKTGQYATSEDVLQKLSSKHEIIKHILEYRTYQKLKSTYVDALPSQIDKKDSRVHTNFSQTTAATGRLASVNPNLQNIPIRTLRGQQIRGAFVSGEGKKIISADYSQIELRLIAEISGEENMIKAFQDGEDIHASTAAKLFKIPLEEVSKTQRSQAKTVNFGIIYGQGAFALAEQTGMSRSEAKQMIEAYFETYPKLKEYMAEQVSKARQIGYVETILGRKRHLKDINSNNFVVRGHAERNAVNAPVQGSAADVVKLAMIKINKELEVQQLKTKMLLQVHDELVFESPIDEIEAASKLIKTEMESALETKVPLLVEVGVGNNWLEAH comes from the coding sequence ATGGACGCAACACAAGATAAAAGACTCTTTCTTATCGATGCTTATGCAATGATATTCAGAGGATATTACGCATTGATCAGGAATCCGAGACTCACCAGTACAGGTCTGGATACCTCTGCTATTTTTGGTTTCACCAATTCCTTGATAGAATTGATCAGAAGAGAAAAGCCATCCCATCTGGCCGTTGTTTTTGATGTAGGAAGGGCGAGTGTAAGAACAGATGATTATGCAGATTACAAAGCCAACAGAAGCGAGACTCCTGAAGCCATCAAAATTGCGGTTCCATACATTCATAGAATTTTGGAGGCTATGCATATTCCCAATTTAGGGGTAGAAGGTTATGAAGCAGATGATGTCATAGGAACGATTGCCTGCAAAGCTGAAAAAGAAGGCTATACCACTTTCATGGTAACACCGGATAAAGATTTTGCCCAGCTGGTTACAGATAAGATCAAAATCTATAAACCTAGTTTAAAAGGAAGTGATATTGAGATCCTGGGAGTAGAAGAAATAAAAGCAAAATACGAAATTGAAGACCCAAAACAGGTAATCGATTTCCTTGCGATGATGGGTGATGCTGTAGATAATATACCGGGACTGGATGGGGTAGGAGAGAAAACGGCCATGAAATACCTTAAAGAATTCGGAAATATCGAAACACTCCTTGCCAATACGGATAAACTGAAAGGAAAGCTGAAAGAAAAAGTGGAGGCTTCTGCAGAACGCGGAATTTTATCAAAAAAATTAGCCACCATCATCTGTGATGTACCCATAGAATTTCATCAGGAACAATACGATCTTGATATACCGGATTTCGAAAAGGTAAAAGAAGTTTTCGAAGAAATTGAATTCAGAAGACTCTACGAAAATCTGTACAGAGCATTCGCTTCTTCAGCACCTGCAGAAACAGGAGTTGTAAAAGATGTTGAGGCTAAACAGGCCTCCGTAGCCTCCGAAGTAAAAGGACAGGTAATGCAGCTGGATTTGTTTGCCAATTTTGAAGAACTGGATCAGGCAACCTCTACCAAATCCTCCATCGAGCAGAATGACCATCTTTACCAGTTTGTGGATAATCCGAAAGCACAGAAAGTATTGGTCAATAACTTATTAAAACAGAAAACAGTATGTTTTGATACAGAAACCACCTCATTGAATGAGCTGGAAGCTGAACTTGTCGGAATGAGTTTTTCCTATAAAAAAGGCTTAGCTTATTATATCCCTTTATCGGAGAACAGAGACGAAGTGCTGCAGACCCTGGAAATTTTCAGACCGTTTTTTGAAAAAGAAGACCTTCTGAAAATAGCACATAATTTAAAATTCGATTATAAAATCTTACAACAGTACGATATTACGGTAAAAGGCGCCATGTTTGATACCATGATTGCCCATTATCTGCTGAATCCGGACGGAAGACACGGTATGGACTATCTTTCCGAGGTCTATCTGAATTATAAACCGGTTTCCATTGAAACCATTATTGGAAAAAAAGGTAAAAATCAAGGGACTTTCAGAGATGCAGACCTGAGAACACAAACTGATTACGCTGCAGAAGATGCCGACGTAACTTTCCAGTTGTACGAACTTTTTGCCCCACAATTAAAAAAAGAAAATTTAGAAGATCTTTTCTTCAATATAGAAATGCCTCTGATGGAAGTTCTGGCTAAAATGGAACTCTCAGGAATCTCATTAGATGAAAAATGGCTGGCACAGGAAAGCATCGATCTGGAAAATGATTTGAGACAACTGGAAACCACCATTTTTGAACTTTCAGGAGAAGAATTCAATATGAATTCGCCAAAACAGCTTGGAGAGATCCTGTTTGAAAAAATGCAGCTGGATCCTAAAGCCAAGAAAACAAAAACCGGACAGTATGCTACTTCAGAAGATGTGCTTCAGAAGCTTTCTTCAAAACATGAGATTATTAAGCATATTCTGGAATACAGAACCTATCAGAAATTAAAATCCACTTATGTAGATGCACTGCCTTCGCAGATCGATAAGAAAGACAGCAGGGTACATACTAATTTCTCCCAGACAACGGCTGCTACAGGCCGTCTGGCAAGTGTTAACCCCAATCTTCAGAACATCCCGATCAGAACACTTCGTGGACAGCAGATCAGAGGAGCTTTTGTTTCAGGAGAAGGGAAAAAGATTATCTCCGCTGATTACTCGCAAATTGAACTTCGTTTGATTGCCGAGATTTCAGGAGAAGAGAATATGATTAAAGCTTTTCAGGATGGAGAAGATATCCACGCTTCAACAGCGGCAAAATTGTTTAAAATTCCTTTGGAAGAAGTTTCCAAAACACAGAGAAGCCAGGCAAAAACAGTCAATTTTGGAATTATCTATGGACAGGGTGCATTTGCATTGGCAGAGCAGACCGGAATGTCCAGAAGCGAAGCCAAACAGATGATCGAAGCCTATTTTGAAACCTATCCGAAATTAAAGGAATATATGGCAGAGCAGGTAAGCAAAGCCCGTCAGATAGGATATGTGGAAACTATTTTAGGAAGAAAACGCCATTTGAAAGATATCAATTCCAATAATTTCGTCGTAAGAGGACATGCCGAAAGAAATGCCGTGAATGCACCGGTTCAGGGAAGTGCGGCAGATGTTGTAAAGCTGGCAATGATTAAGATCAATAAAGAGCTGGAAGTACAGCAGTTAAAAACTAAAATGCTTCTTCAGGTACATGACGAATTGGTGTTTGAATCTCCAATAGATGAGATTGAAGCAGCTTCAAAATTAATCAAAACCGAAATGGAGAGTGCTTTGGAAACAAAAGTACCCTTATTGGTAGAAGTGGGAGTCGGTAATAACTGGCTGGAAGCCCATTGA
- a CDS encoding S46 family peptidase, translating into MTKKILLSVFLLPAAMAFAQQYGGMWIPTELNEKEMKDLGMKISAKDIFNTQKPSIKDAVVQFNGGCTAEIISPKGLLLTNHHCGYGQIQAHSTVQNDLLSNGFWAKNPDGELPNPGVKVDFIVDIKEATDQILEGTDNLVEPELAKKISKNIEVYKNSQKIESYQSIIVKPMYYGNKYYAFTTETYKDIRLVGAPPQSIGKFGSDTDNWVWPRHTGDFSMFRIYAGKDNKPAEYSKDNVPYVPKHYLPVSIKDKAENDFTFVFGFPGRTTEYLPAVAVEKIMTDIDPARIAVREVALKTLDEKMRVDSETRIKYASKYASVANYWKKWIGEVEGLKKSNAVEKKVMYEGSLVAKNPEVKTTLDQLNKLYNDQAPYALNNAYYTEVVRNAETLKLAGDYYDYIASVEAGKMDDKEVAKLKAKVTSFYKDYSAELDAKVTAKLLALYANKTAPQFLPVGFNKYKDENQNIPLVEEMSKNSIITGRAQVNGAALTADIEKAFSNQDKLIKTLKKDPVFQLYASMKETYMKNADPQFASLQAKIDDLQKKFMAQQIATDKDRKFFPDANSTLRVTYGKVKGSTPRDAVSYGYQTHLAGVMEKYVPGDYEFDVPKKLIDLYNKKDYGAYKDKTGDVPVGFTATNHTTGGNSGSPALDAYGNLVGLNFDRQWEGTMSDINYDPRFSRNIMVDTKYILFIIEKFADSKWLIDEMKVIK; encoded by the coding sequence ATGACAAAAAAGATACTTTTATCTGTATTTCTTTTGCCGGCTGCAATGGCATTTGCACAACAATATGGAGGAATGTGGATTCCTACAGAGCTGAATGAGAAGGAAATGAAGGATTTGGGGATGAAGATTTCTGCCAAAGACATTTTCAATACTCAGAAGCCGAGCATAAAAGATGCAGTAGTTCAGTTTAACGGCGGATGTACAGCGGAAATCATTTCGCCAAAAGGATTGTTGCTCACCAACCACCACTGTGGATACGGGCAGATTCAGGCACATTCTACGGTACAGAATGATCTTCTTTCCAATGGGTTCTGGGCTAAAAATCCAGATGGAGAACTTCCGAATCCAGGTGTAAAAGTAGACTTCATTGTAGATATCAAAGAAGCGACTGATCAGATTTTAGAAGGTACAGACAATCTTGTGGAGCCTGAACTGGCTAAAAAGATCAGCAAAAATATCGAGGTTTATAAAAACTCTCAGAAAATAGAATCTTATCAGTCAATCATTGTAAAACCAATGTATTACGGTAATAAATATTATGCTTTTACTACTGAAACCTATAAAGATATTCGTCTGGTTGGGGCGCCGCCTCAAAGCATAGGGAAATTCGGAAGTGATACAGACAACTGGGTTTGGCCTAGACATACCGGAGATTTCTCAATGTTCAGAATTTATGCAGGGAAAGACAACAAGCCTGCAGAATATTCAAAAGATAACGTTCCGTATGTTCCAAAACATTACCTCCCTGTTTCTATAAAGGATAAAGCAGAAAACGATTTCACATTCGTATTCGGTTTCCCGGGAAGAACTACAGAATATCTTCCTGCAGTAGCAGTTGAGAAGATCATGACTGATATTGATCCTGCAAGAATTGCTGTTCGTGAAGTAGCTTTGAAAACATTAGACGAAAAAATGCGTGTAGACAGTGAAACACGTATTAAATATGCTTCAAAATATGCTTCAGTAGCGAATTACTGGAAAAAATGGATCGGGGAAGTAGAAGGATTAAAGAAATCCAATGCAGTTGAGAAGAAAGTAATGTACGAAGGTTCTCTGGTTGCTAAGAACCCTGAAGTAAAAACGACTTTGGATCAGCTGAATAAATTATACAACGATCAGGCTCCTTACGCATTGAATAATGCTTACTATACAGAAGTGGTAAGAAATGCTGAGACCCTGAAACTTGCAGGTGATTACTACGATTATATAGCTTCTGTGGAGGCTGGTAAAATGGACGATAAAGAAGTTGCCAAATTAAAAGCAAAAGTAACCTCATTCTACAAAGATTACAGCGCAGAGCTGGATGCTAAAGTAACGGCGAAATTACTGGCGTTATATGCCAATAAGACGGCACCTCAGTTCCTGCCTGTTGGATTCAACAAATATAAAGACGAAAATCAGAATATTCCGCTGGTAGAAGAAATGTCTAAAAACTCTATCATCACAGGAAGAGCTCAGGTAAATGGAGCTGCACTGACTGCAGATATTGAAAAAGCTTTTTCTAACCAGGACAAGCTGATCAAAACTTTGAAAAAAGATCCTGTTTTCCAGCTGTATGCTTCTATGAAAGAAACGTATATGAAAAATGCAGATCCTCAGTTTGCGTCTCTTCAGGCAAAAATTGATGACCTGCAGAAGAAATTCATGGCGCAGCAGATAGCAACGGATAAAGACAGAAAATTCTTCCCGGATGCCAACTCTACGCTTCGTGTAACATACGGAAAAGTAAAAGGTTCTACCCCTAGAGATGCTGTTTCTTACGGATATCAGACGCACCTTGCAGGTGTTATGGAAAAATATGTGCCTGGAGATTACGAATTTGATGTTCCTAAAAAACTGATCGATCTTTACAACAAAAAAGACTACGGTGCTTATAAGGACAAAACAGGAGATGTTCCGGTAGGATTTACTGCTACCAACCACACTACAGGAGGAAACTCAGGAAGTCCTGCCCTTGATGCATATGGAAACCTTGTAGGTCTTAACTTCGACAGACAGTGGGAAGGAACGATGAGTGACATCAACTATGACCCACGTTTCAGCAGAAACATTATGGTAGATACCAAATACATCCTGTTCATCATCGAAAAATTTGCCGATTCTAAATGGCTTATCGATGAAATGAAGGTGATAAAATAA
- a CDS encoding YdeI/OmpD-associated family protein produces the protein MEATFFATKEEFRAWLEKNHTKEKEILVGFYKKDTGKLSMNWSESVDQALCFGWIDSVRRSIDSESYSNRFTPRKPNSIWSMINIKKVEDLTNAGLMAPEGQKAFEARKEEKTGIYSHEKENIILDPVYEKQFRMHENAWEFFEKQAPSYKRVTIHWVMSAKQEKTRLSRLEKVINESEQLRRLK, from the coding sequence ATGGAAGCTACTTTTTTTGCAACAAAGGAAGAATTCAGAGCGTGGCTGGAGAAAAACCATACGAAAGAAAAGGAAATTCTGGTGGGCTTCTATAAAAAAGACACCGGAAAACTTTCTATGAACTGGTCTGAATCTGTGGATCAGGCTTTATGTTTCGGATGGATAGACAGTGTAAGAAGATCTATAGATTCTGAAAGTTATTCCAACCGTTTTACGCCAAGAAAACCGAACAGCATCTGGAGCATGATCAACATTAAAAAGGTGGAAGATCTGACGAACGCGGGGTTGATGGCTCCGGAAGGACAAAAAGCATTTGAAGCAAGAAAAGAAGAAAAAACCGGAATCTATTCTCATGAGAAAGAGAATATTATACTTGATCCTGTGTATGAAAAACAGTTCAGGATGCATGAAAATGCCTGGGAATTTTTTGAGAAACAGGCACCTTCCTATAAAAGGGTCACCATTCACTGGGTAATGAGTGCAAAACAGGAAAAAACAAGGCTGTCAAGACTGGAAAAAGTCATTAACGAGAGCGAACAATTAAGAAGATTAAAATAA
- a CDS encoding immunity 22 family protein, whose amino-acid sequence MEKEISHFWLGYFKNEDDFNDFAEEDESYYTEEENEDLYVSKFAESQKIQWFDYDFLEYGFEEESLGIYEKFTDYSYADQWLPIVEQKINELGLETPVNAIIFANKHAIPNPVSVNDEEYALYYIGEIEYSI is encoded by the coding sequence ATGGAGAAAGAAATTTCACACTTTTGGTTGGGATATTTTAAAAATGAGGATGACTTTAATGATTTTGCTGAAGAGGATGAAAGCTATTATACAGAAGAAGAAAACGAAGATCTGTACGTCTCAAAATTTGCTGAATCACAGAAGATACAATGGTTTGATTATGATTTTCTGGAATACGGTTTTGAAGAGGAAAGCTTAGGTATTTATGAAAAATTTACAGATTATTCTTATGCCGACCAATGGCTTCCGATTGTTGAACAAAAGATCAATGAACTCGGCCTGGAAACTCCTGTGAACGCCATTATTTTTGCCAACAAACACGCAATTCCCAATCCGGTTTCAGTGAATGATGAAGAGTATGCATTATACTACATCGGTGAGATTGAATATAGCATCTAG
- the tssD gene encoding type VI secretion system tube protein TssD, with translation MAANSRGILKFNNGGEQKLLKLNYSVSRSTDVSGRVASDPSNALIKVTVEATEKSDILESLLNGKYKPTTGEVTFNKSHEEGTLTTLKWENGYVIQHEVDFDAIDSNSMLISFVISAEVITLGNSEYRGMWPGA, from the coding sequence ATGGCAGCAAATTCAAGAGGAATCTTAAAATTCAACAACGGAGGAGAGCAAAAATTATTAAAGCTTAATTATAGCGTATCAAGATCTACAGACGTTTCAGGACGTGTAGCATCAGATCCTTCTAACGCTCTTATCAAAGTTACAGTAGAAGCTACTGAGAAATCAGATATCTTAGAAAGTTTATTGAACGGAAAATATAAGCCTACAACAGGAGAAGTTACTTTCAATAAATCTCACGAAGAAGGTACATTAACTACCTTGAAATGGGAGAACGGATATGTAATCCAGCACGAAGTAGACTTCGATGCAATTGACAGCAACAGTATGTTGATCAGCTTCGTAATAAGCGCAGAGGTGATCACTCTTGGTAACTCTGAGTACCGTGGAATGTGGCCGGGAGCTTAA